The genomic interval CGCGCAAGCTATGGAACCTCGTCCGCGAGCGCGAAGCTGCTGGCAAGCCCATCCACACACTGGGTGCCATCGACCCTATCCAGATGACACAACAAGCGCCGCATCAGGAGGTCCTCTACATCTCTGGCTGGGCCTGCTCCTCGCTCTTGACGACCACCAACGAGGTTTCCCCTGACTTTGGCGACTACCCTTACAACACGGTTCCCAACCAGGTCCAGCGCCTGTTCAAGGCGCAAAGCATGCACGACCGCAAGCACTGGTTCCTGCGCTCCAAGATGAGCCCCGAGGAGCGCGCAAAGACCCCTTACACCGACTACCTCCGCCCCATTATTGCCGATGGCGATACCGGTCACGGTGGTTTGACCGCCGTCATGAAGCTGGCCAAGCTCTTTGCTGAGAACggcgcggcggcggtgcaCTTTGAGGACCAGATGCACGGCGGTAAGAAGTGCGGGCATTTGGCTGGCAAGGTTCTCGTCCCAACGAGCGAGCACATCAACCGCCTCAAGGCTGCCCGGTTCCAGTGGGATGTCATGGGAACTGAAAACTTGGTGATCGCCCGTACCGACTCGGAGAGCGGCAAGCTTATTTCGTCATCTATTGACGTCCGTGATCACGAGTTCATCCTCGGTGTTGCGGACCCCTCTGTTGGGTCTCTTGCCGAAACGCTGGCTTCGATGGAAGCAAAGGGTGCCTCTGGTTCAGAGATTGACGCCTTTGAGGCCCAGTGGGTCAAGTCGACGAAGCTGGTCACCTTTGACGAGGCTGCCGTTGCCCACTTTGAGAAGCATGGTGTGCCCCAGGAGAAAATTGCAGAGTACCAGTCTGCCGTTAAGGCAGACAGGGACATGGGCATTTCTGAGCGCCGCAAGCTTGCCTCGTCGATTACCCCTGATGCCCCTGTGTACTGGGACTGGGATGTCCCCCGCACCCGTGAGGGCTTCTACCACTTCCGCAGCGGCATGAACGCTGCTACCAAGCGTGCGTTGGCTTTTGGTCCCTATGCCGACCTTCTTTGGGTTGAGACTGGTGACCCGAATGTGCAGGTGGCTAAGGATCTTGGTCAGGCTGTCAGGTCGGTCTACCCTGGCAAGGGGTTGGTGTATAACCTCAGCCCGTCGTTCAACTGGATGGCGCATGGGTTTACCCCCGAGACGCTCAGAAGCTTCATCTGGGATATTGCCAAGGAGGGGTTTGTCCTTCAGCTTGTCAGCTTGGCTGGTCTGCACAGCACCGCGACAATCAGCAatgagctggccaagaagtTCAAGGAGCATGGCATGGCTGCTTATGTGGAGCTTGTTCAGAgaagggagaaggagttgggtgttgatgttttgaCACACCAAAAATGGAGCGGTGCTAGCTACGTTGATGCTGTGTTGGGTCATATTCAGAGTGGCAGCTCAGGGAGTAAGAGTATGGGTGAGGGGAATACGGAGGGGCAGTTTGAGTAGGATATGTGACTGTTAATAAAAggggtgaagaggttggaggacCGTGTATGTACAGGAGGCATTTGCAAGCATATTGCATAAGGAGGGCGTTTTTGGCTATGGCATCTTTCGACTTCAATCTCAACATGATACCAACTAAACACAAAATCGAGTCATCAAATTGTATTGGTACATCAGATCATCTATCATGTATCATCAAAGCCTGCAGAATCTTACAAGCTGTGCTTGGAGGCGTTGTTCACGGGCGCCGGGGCAGCCGGGCCCTCGGGGGTAACATACGCCTTGGTCAtaccaccatccaccacaaaGTCATGGCCGTTGACGAAGCTGCTGTCATCGCTGGCCAAGAACAGAACCGCTTGCGCCTGCTCAATGGCCTCACCGAATCTGCCAGTAGGGAAGTGCACCTCTCTCCTGTGTCTTTTGGCCTTGTCATCGCCCAACCAATCCTGCAGCAAAGGGGTGTTCAACGGCGCAGGGCACAAGCTGTTGAATCGATACCCCTCCCTGGCATGCACAATCGCCAGCTCTCTCGTCATGGCCAACACAGCACCCTTGCTAGCGGTGTACGCCAACTGCGGTGTAGCCGACCCGACAAGCGCAACAACAGACGCAGTGTTGATGATCGACcccttggtcttgttgtgtCTCCGCAACGAAAGGACGGCGTGCTtgcaaccaaaccaaacgcCCTTGACGTTGATGTTTTGCGTCAGATCCCAGATGTCCTCGGGGGTGTTGACCGCGTCGTCGTCGCGGGCGTGCATGATGCCAGCATTGTTGAACATGACGTCGACGCCGCCCCAGGCGTCGAGGGACTCGACGGCGGCTTGGACGGCAGACTCCTTGGAGACGTCGCAGATGGTGGTTTCGATCTTGCCGGCGGCGGGGACGAGCTGTTTGACTTTTGCTTGGGCGCGGGAGAGGGCTTCTTCGGATATGTCGGCCATGAGGACGTTGGCGCCTTCGCgggcgaagaggatggtTGTTTCGAGGCCGATGCCACTAGGCGACGTTAGCCTTGGGGATAACGGTAGGGTGGGGGGATCTAGAAGCCTACCCGGCGGCGCCGGTGACAATGGCGTTTTTACCAGCTAGACGACCGGACATTGTACCAAACTTTGAGTTGATCAAGTTGACTGTTTCtcttctggtggtggtggtgttttgacGTCGTTGGAGGGGTAGTGGCGGGGGTCTTGGTGATAAGACCGATAACACGAGAGAGAGGACAGCGAAGGTTGAACTTGTCACAGACACCCTCAAGAACAAATAAATACCCCAATCTCTCAGGGTATGTAGACGATGGAGCTTTGGAAGGATTTGAGGAGGCAGAAGAGCAAATATGGTGTTTGCTGATAGCAAAGGCAACACTTACCTACTACTTATCTCACCTCTGGACCCATCACTGATACGGCCGACAGCTGCACCATGCCCCGCGTCCCTTGAGCATCCGAGAACGGCGCAAGCCAGCACCAGATGGGAAATCCAACCCCTTTCTCCCCCTTGAGTGGATGGTTGGGATCCGGTCTATCAGATCCACTCGATTGAGCATCCCGAGTCTGGCCGCAGGATCTCGGGGGGCCCAGATGCCGACGGACCTCCTCCGTATTGGCCTCAGTGGACAGTGGCAGGACGCGTGACCCTTCAGCAGACGCCCTTGAGGCCAACAGCCCATGAACTTAGACACATGCTCGCAGAATCGTGGGTCCGATAGCGGTGAGAAGCAAGCAAAACCGTCCTTACATCATTTCCAATGCGTGTCTCGCTACACCTGTCACCGCCATCCAAGAGAGGcgagagatgggatggagggagTGAGAAGGGGTGGCTTGGCGTCACCGTGGGAGCTGCTGCGGGGTCGTTGCCCGTCTTGATGGAGCTCTAGCGATAAGGAGAGATGTAACATAGAGGGCGATTTGTCACCACGGAAGTCTCAAATTCTCCCAAGCGGATACACTACTTGGATAGGAAATCTCTCTCTAGTAGACCTGAGAGAAGAATTAGACAGTGAGAACTCTGTCATGAGTGTCAGGCTTGTCGAGAACCTCTTGAGCTGCCCCGCACTTTGCACGCCTGGCATGGCACGTGCAAGACCCCTTTCCGCCGTTCAGCCTGAAAGCTCCATGGCTGAAACCTATGACGCAGTGACCCGCAGCTGGACCAATTACAGGGCTCTGCTTGCCTTATCGACATCTTTCAGAGGTGTGACCAGGGCTTATCGGCCGAACCAACCCGCCAGTAGCTCCCGTCGGAACTCCCCATGACGATCGCAAAACAAGCTTCCCATCCCTTTTATTGCTTCACGATCCAAAAAGGAGGTCTGAGTTCGTCATCGGTTCAACCCGCTGCCGCTATAAGTGTAAGAACTCTTGCTGAACCCTTTTGAGCTCTTCACTGTGTTCAGGATTCTCTCAGAAGCCAACACCGCAATCTACAGCAAGCCACAAGACCAGGACCCCGCAACCCCTCCATTGATTATTGTGATATAGAGCTTTTCAATACCAGCAACCATGGGCCAACAGGAGAAAGAACCAGAGGTCACGGTGGAACAACTCCCAGACCTCCTTGCCAACGACAATGCTGTCAAGCTCGCCGGTGTCGATGTTGACGGCCAGCTCCGCGGCAAGCTCGTCTCTAAGAAGAAGTTCCTCTCGATTGCAAAGAGTGGCTTTGGCTTCTGTTCTGTCATCTTCGGCTGGGATATGCACGATATGACTTATGTGCGCGAGCTCAAGGTCAGCAACAAGGAGAATGGATACAGGGATATTATCGCAGTGCCGGACTTGCAGAGCTACAGGCGCATTCCATGGGAAGACAATGTGCCGTTTTTCCTGGTCAGCTTCTTTGATCCTGATACGAAGAATCCCGTTTCTGCGTGCCCGAGAGGTCTGGTCAGGGCGCAACTCGAGAAGTTCAAGACGATCAATGTCGGAGCCATGGCGGGAGGTATGTTGATATCTGCTGCGCCGGTGTTTTTGCAAGTAACAGTCACTGATGTGTCGGGCGCGCAGCCGAGTACGAGTTCTACCAGTTCAAGAGCCCTTCCAACAACCAAAACGATAGCTTGACCTCTGGTACCGCGGCATTCTTGCAACAAAACCCGCCACATAGTCTACCCGCTCTGACTGAAGGCATGTTTGGATACAGCTTGACGAGACCGGTCCACAACAGCGGGTACTACTACGACGTCTTCAACAGCTGTGAGGCTTTCAAGTGCAACATCGAGGGGTGGCATACCGAAAGTGGACCGGGAGTCTACGAAGCAGCGCTCGAGTTTGGTGAGGCAGCGC from Podospora pseudoanserina strain CBS 124.78 chromosome 6, whole genome shotgun sequence carries:
- a CDS encoding hypothetical protein (COG:Q; EggNog:ENOG503NWE0), encoding MSGRLAGKNAIVTGAAGGIGLETTILFAREGANVLMADISEEALSRAQAKVKQLVPAAGKIETTICDVSKESAVQAAVESLDAWGGVDVMFNNAGIMHARDDDAVNTPEDIWDLTQNINVKGVWFGCKHAVLSLRRHNKTKGSIINTASVVALVGSATPQLAYTASKGAVLAMTRELAIVHAREGYRFNSLCPAPLNTPLLQDWLGDDKAKRHRREVHFPTGRFGEAIEQAQAVLFLASDDSSFVNGHDFVVDGGMTKAYVTPEGPAAPAPVNNASKHSL
- the ICL2 gene encoding mitochondrial 2-methylisocitrate lyase (COG:C; EggNog:ENOG503NU9G), with the translated sequence MLRTILPRVPRRILTARLTSALSSGSARAHAVRSLSTTAVTRMSSLPPANPPLTTTSAFEAYQLLPEAQKAGAAEDALFEAQVKEVEAWWASSRFEGIKRDWTAADVVSKRGSLQQNYPSSVMARKLWNLVREREAAGKPIHTLGAIDPIQMTQQAPHQEVLYISGWACSSLLTTTNEVSPDFGDYPYNTVPNQVQRLFKAQSMHDRKHWFLRSKMSPEERAKTPYTDYLRPIIADGDTGHGGLTAVMKLAKLFAENGAAAVHFEDQMHGGKKCGHLAGKVLVPTSEHINRLKAARFQWDVMGTENLVIARTDSESGKLISSSIDVRDHEFILGVADPSVGSLAETLASMEAKGASGSEIDAFEAQWVKSTKLVTFDEAAVAHFEKHGVPQEKIAEYQSAVKADRDMGISERRKLASSITPDAPVYWDWDVPRTREGFYHFRSGMNAATKRALAFGPYADLLWVETGDPNVQVAKDLGQAVRSVYPGKGLVYNLSPSFNWMAHGFTPETLRSFIWDIAKEGFVLQLVSLAGLHSTATISNELAKKFKEHGMAAYVELVQRREKELGVDVLTHQKWSGASYVDAVLGHIQSGSSGSKSMGEGNTEGQFE